One stretch of Numenius arquata chromosome 8, bNumArq3.hap1.1, whole genome shotgun sequence DNA includes these proteins:
- the SEMA3G gene encoding semaphorin-3G isoform X2: MRAAVSLCWLGAALLAAGRSLPRLRLPYRELLGTNRSVLFFGHRGFLGFRSLYLDEYRDRLFIGGKDVLYSLLLDGPSADAKEIYWPPLLGQTEECFQKGKDPGTDCANYIRVLHPYNRTHLLVCGTGAFHPVCTFVYVGHRGEHTFSLDPTSVETGRGRCPHEPSRTFASTVIGGELYAGLTADFLGRDPGIFRSMGTRSALRTEVDQRLLNDPKFVAAHLIPDNDDRDNDKAYFFFTEKVVEADSKEHAIVSRVARVCVNDAGGQRVLVNKWSTFNKARLVCSVPGPGGIDTHFDELEDVFLLRTKDGKSPEIYALFSTISHIFQGSAVCVYRMADIWEVFNGPFAHRESPHHQWGPYEGRVPYPRPGVCPSKTTNQPRRQYGTTKDFPDEVLHFARAHPLMHKPVYPRHRRPLLVKTDLPHRLRQLVVDRVEAEDGHHDVLFFGTDAGSVLKVVVLQKTSLAMTEEVVLEELQVFKAPVPIIQMEISVKRQTLYVGSSLGVAQVRLHRCETYGTACAECCLARDPYCAWDGTACTRYQPSGKRRYRRQDVHHGNPVHQCLDQNLTVDDFESVEEKVLYGAEDNSTFLECTPRSPQASVQWFVQRPPDEQRDEVKTDERILQTEQGLLFRKLHRHDTGVYYCKTLEHGFTQTVAKTALEVITSEQLAHTFPRDRGDEPPRPPCPEPRLAPQAPKTWFKDIMHLISSQNLRRVEEYCTRLWCGTSRPHHRKSKLAHTKHALAGMDVGKKGRVAKSHGERNRVPRQAATT, encoded by the exons atgCGGGCGGCGGTGTCGTTGTGCTGGCTGGGGGCTGCGCTGCTGGCGGCGGGGCGCAGCCTGCCCCGGCTCCGCCTGCCCTACCGCG AGCTTCTGGGCACCAATCGCTCTGTCCTCTTCTTCGGCCACCGAGGCTTCCTGGGCTTCCGCTCCCTCTACCTGGACGAGTACCGTGACCGGCTCTTCATCGGGGGGAAGGATGTGCTCTACTCTCTGCTCCTGGATGGGCCCAGTGCAGATGCCAAGGAG ATCTACTGGCCGCCCCTCCTGGGGCAGACTGAGGAGTGTTTTCAGAAGGGGAAGGACCCAGGG aCCGACTGTGCCAACTACATCCGCGTCCTGCACCCCTACAACCGGACACACTTGCTGGTCTGTGGGACGGGTGCCTTCCACCCTGTCTGCACCTTCGTCTACGTGGGGCACCGGGGCGAG CACACCTTCAGCCTGGACCCCACCAGCGTGGAGACTGGCCGGGGCAGGTGCCCGCACGAGCCCAGCCGCACTTTTGCCAGCACCGTCATCG GCGGGGAGCTGTATGCTGGCCTCACCGCAGATTTCTTGGGCCGCGATCCTGGCATCTTCCGCAGCATGGGGACCCGCTCTGCCTTGCGCACGGAGGTGGACCAGCGCCTGCTCAACG ATCCCAAATTTGTGGCAGCCCACTTGATCCCAGACAACGATGACCGGGACAATGACAAAGCCTATTTCTTCTTCACGGAGAAGGTGGTGGAGGCAGACAGCAAGGAGCATGCCATCGTGAGCCGGGTGGCACGGGTCTGCGTG aatGATGCTGGTGGTCAGAGGGTGCTGGTCAACAAGTGGAGTACCTTCAACAAAGCCCGGCTAGTGTGTTCTGTTCCTGGCCCTGGTGGCATTGACACCCACTTCGATGAGCTGG AGGATGTCTTCTTGCTGAGGACAAAGGATGGAAAGAGCCCAGAGATCTATGCCCTCTTCAGCACCATCAG CCACATCTTCCAGGGTTCTGCTGTCTGCGTGTACCGCATGGCTGACATCTGGGAGGTCTTCAATGGGCCCTTCGCCCACCGAGAGAGCCCCCACCACCAGTGGGGCCCCTACGAGGGCAGGGTGCCCTACCCCCGGCCAGGCGTG TGTCCCAGCAAGACCACCAACCAGCCCCGACGGCAGTATGGTACCACCAAGGACTTTCCCGACGAGGTGCTGCACTTTGCCCGTGCTCACCCCCTCATGCACAAGCCCGTGTACCCCCGGCACCGCCGGCCCCTCCTAGTGAAGACCGACCTGCCCCACCGCCTGCGCCAGCTTGTGGTGGACCGGGTGGAGGCCGAGGATGGGCACCATGATGTCCTCTTCTTCGGAACAg atgCTGGCTCGGTGCTGAAGGTGGTGGTCCTGCAGAAGACAAGCTTGGCCATGACTGAGGAAGTTgtcctggaggagctgcaggtTTTTAAG GCACCTGTGCCCATCATCCAGATGGAGATCTCAGTCAAGCGT CAAACGCTCTATGTGGGCTCCAGCCTGGGGGTGGCCCAGGTACGGCTGCACCGGTGTGAGACCTACGGCACGGCTTGTGCCGAGTGCTGCCTGGCCAGGGATCCCTACTGTGCCTGGGATGGCACTGCCTGCACCCGCTACCAGCCCTCTGGCAAGCGCCGCTACCGCCGCCAGGATGTCCACCATGGCAACCCTGTGCACCAGTGTCTGGACCAGAACCTGACCG TGGATGATTTTGAGAGCGTTGAGGAGAAGGTGCTTTATGGGGCGGAGGACAACAGCACCTTCCTGGAGTGCACACCCCGGTCCCCGCAGGCCAGTGTGCAGTGGTTCGTCCAGAGACCCCCTGACGAGCAGCGGGATGAG GTGAAGACGGATGAGCGGATCCTGCAGACAGAGCAAGGGCTGCTCTTCCGCAAGCTGCACCGCCACGACACCGGCGTCTACTACTGCAAGACGCTGGAGCACGGCTTCACCCAGACGGTGGCCAAGACAGCCTTGGAGGTGATCACCAGCGAGCAGCTGGCACACACCTTCCCCCGGGATCGGGGGGATGAGCCCCCACGACCACCTTGCCCCGAGCCCCGGCTGGCGCCACAGGCTCCAAAAACCTGGTTCAAGGACATCATGCACCTCATCAGCTCCCAAAACCTGCGGCGGGTGGAGGAGTACTGCACCCGCCTCTGGTGCGGCACCAGCCGTCCCCACCACCGCAAGAGCAAGCTGGCCCACACCAAGCACGCCCTGGCCGGCATGGACGTGGGCAAGAAGGGACGGGTGGCCAAATCCCACGGCGAGAGGAACCGCGTGCCCCGGCAAGCGGCAACCACTTAG
- the ACY1 gene encoding aminoacylase-1 — MAPGKPGKSAGASEDPSVTLFREYLKIDTVHPKPDYDAAIRFLERVGTDLGLACQKVEVCQGCVVLVLTWQGTNPRLRSILLNSHTDVVPVFEEHWTYPPFEAVKDSQGNIYARGAQDMKCVSIQYLEAIRRLKAEGKCFPRTIHLTFVPDEEMGGHKGMELFVQRPEFRALNVGFALDEGLASPSDTFSVFYGEKSPWWVKVKCMGSPGHGSRFISNTAAEKLHKVINSFLTFRESEKQRLKSDSSLTLGDVTSLNLTMLEGGVSFNVVPSEMAAGFDIRIPPTVDLKAFEEQVAAWCRGAGDGVTYEFIQKCMDQHISSTEESDPWWKAFSGVCRDMKLQIKLEIFPAATDSRYIRAAGHPAIGFSPMNRTPVLLHDHNEFLNEQVFLRGIDIYARLLSALASVPPLPAEA; from the exons ATGGCACCTGGGAAGCCTGGGAAGAGCGCGGGGGCCTCAGAGGACCCCTCGGTTACACTTTTCCGGGAGTACCTGAAGATCGACACCGTCCACCCCAAACCTGACTATG ATGCGGCCATCCGGTTTCTGGAGCGTGTTGGCACCGACCTGGGCTTGGCTTGCCAGAAAGTGGAG GTGTGCCAAGGCTGCGTGGTGCTGGTCCTGACCTGGCAGGGGACGAACCCCCGCCTGCGTTCCATCCTCCTCAACTCCCACACCGATGTCGTGCCTGTCTTTGAG GAGCACTGGACTTACCCACCCTTCGAGGCTGTTAAGGACTCGCAAGGCAACATCTATGCCCGGGGTGCCCAGGACATGAAGTGTGTCTCCATCCA GTACCTTGAGGCCATCCGGAGGCTGAAGGCGGAGGGAAAGTGTTTTCCCCGCACTATCCACCTCACCTTTGTGCCTG ATGAGGAGATGGGCGGACACAAGGGCATGGAGTTGTTCGTGCAGCGCCCCGAGTTCCGAGCGCTCAACGTGGGCTTTGCCCTGGATGAGG GCCTGGCCAGCCCGTCCGACACCTTCAGCGTCTTCTATGGCGAAAAGAGCCCGTGGT GGGTGAAGGTGAAGTGCATGGGCAGCCCCGGGCATGGGTCCCGCTTCATCAGCAACACGGCAGCTGAGAAGTTG CACAAAGTCATCAACTCCTTCCTGACCTTCAGGGAGAGTGAGAAGCAGAG GCTCAAGTCCGACTCAAGCCTGACCCTAGGGGATGTCACCTCGCTCAACCTGACCATGCTGGAGGGGGGCGTCTCCTTCAACGTGGTGCCCTCTGAGATGGCGGCTGGCTTCGACATCCGCATCCCACCCACTGTGGACCTGAAG GCCTTCGAGGAGCAGGTGGCCGCATGGTGCCGAGGTGCCGGGGACGGCGTCACCTATGAGTTTATCCAG AAATGCATGGACCAACACATCAGCTCCACTGAGGAGTCAGACCCGTGGTGGAAAGCCTTCAGCGGGGTCTGCAGGGACAT GAAGCTGCAGATCAAGCTCGAGATCTTCCCGGCTGCCACCGACAGCCGCTACATCCGAGCG gcaGGACACCCTGCTATTGGCTTCTCGCCCATGAACCGCACCCCGGTGCTGCTTCACGACCACAACGAGTTCCTCAACGAGCAAGTCTTCCTGCGGGGCATCGACATCTACGCCCGCCTCCTGTCTGCCCTGGCATCGGTACCCCCGCTGCCCGCTGAGGCCTGA
- the LOC141467436 gene encoding putative protein-lysine deacylase ABHD14B, protein MAAPQLTESTITVEGQTLFYRQAQPAQQAPKLAVLLLHGIRFSSDTWLQLQTLAMLAENGYRAVAIDLPGLGRSKDAMAPAPVGQPAPGTFLKAVSEALCLGPAVVISPSLSGMYSLPFLLQHNHLLKAYVPVAPICTEKFTAEQYAQIKTPTLIVYGDQDVELGQTSLNNLRHLPEHRVLVLQGAGHACYLDKPNEWHRGLLAFLQQLE, encoded by the exons atggctgccccacagctcactGAGAGTACCATCACTGTGGAAGGCCAAACCCTCTTCTACCGCCAAGCCCAGCCGGCCCAGCAGGCGCCGAAGCTGGCCGTGCTGCTGCTGCACGGCATTCGCTTCTCCTCCGATACTTGGCTTCAGCTGCAGACGCTTGCCATGCTGGCTGAAAACGGCTACCGAGCTGTGGCTATCGACCTGCCGG GGCTGGGCCGCTCGAAGGATGCTATGGCTCCAGCACCCGTGGGCCAGCCCGCACCGGGGACTTTCCTGAAAGCGGTTTCGGAGGCTCTGTGCCTGGGTCCAGCTGTGGTGATCAGCCCATCGCTCAGCGGCATGTActccctgcccttcctcctccagcacaACCACCTGCTCAAGGCATATGTGCCTGTGGCACCCATCTGCACCGAGAAATTCACAGCGGAGCAGTATGCCCAGATCAAA ACGCCCACACTGATCGTGTACGGGGACCAGGACGTGGAGCTGGGGCAGACCAGCCTGAACAACCTGCGGCACCTCCCCGAGCACCGGGTGCTGGTGCTGCAGGGCGCCGGACACGCCTGCTACCTGGACAAGCCCAATGAGTGGCACCGTGGGCTCCTGgccttcctgcagcagctggagtga
- the SEMA3G gene encoding semaphorin-3G isoform X1 has protein sequence MRAAVSLCWLGAALLAAGRSLPRLRLPYRELLGTNRSVLFFGHRGFLGFRSLYLDEYRDRLFIGGKDVLYSLLLDGPSADAKEIYWPPLLGQTEECFQKGKDPGTDCANYIRVLHPYNRTHLLVCGTGAFHPVCTFVYVGHRGETQHTFSLDPTSVETGRGRCPHEPSRTFASTVIGGELYAGLTADFLGRDPGIFRSMGTRSALRTEVDQRLLNDPKFVAAHLIPDNDDRDNDKAYFFFTEKVVEADSKEHAIVSRVARVCVNDAGGQRVLVNKWSTFNKARLVCSVPGPGGIDTHFDELEDVFLLRTKDGKSPEIYALFSTISHIFQGSAVCVYRMADIWEVFNGPFAHRESPHHQWGPYEGRVPYPRPGVCPSKTTNQPRRQYGTTKDFPDEVLHFARAHPLMHKPVYPRHRRPLLVKTDLPHRLRQLVVDRVEAEDGHHDVLFFGTDAGSVLKVVVLQKTSLAMTEEVVLEELQVFKAPVPIIQMEISVKRQTLYVGSSLGVAQVRLHRCETYGTACAECCLARDPYCAWDGTACTRYQPSGKRRYRRQDVHHGNPVHQCLDQNLTVDDFESVEEKVLYGAEDNSTFLECTPRSPQASVQWFVQRPPDEQRDEVKTDERILQTEQGLLFRKLHRHDTGVYYCKTLEHGFTQTVAKTALEVITSEQLAHTFPRDRGDEPPRPPCPEPRLAPQAPKTWFKDIMHLISSQNLRRVEEYCTRLWCGTSRPHHRKSKLAHTKHALAGMDVGKKGRVAKSHGERNRVPRQAATT, from the exons atgCGGGCGGCGGTGTCGTTGTGCTGGCTGGGGGCTGCGCTGCTGGCGGCGGGGCGCAGCCTGCCCCGGCTCCGCCTGCCCTACCGCG AGCTTCTGGGCACCAATCGCTCTGTCCTCTTCTTCGGCCACCGAGGCTTCCTGGGCTTCCGCTCCCTCTACCTGGACGAGTACCGTGACCGGCTCTTCATCGGGGGGAAGGATGTGCTCTACTCTCTGCTCCTGGATGGGCCCAGTGCAGATGCCAAGGAG ATCTACTGGCCGCCCCTCCTGGGGCAGACTGAGGAGTGTTTTCAGAAGGGGAAGGACCCAGGG aCCGACTGTGCCAACTACATCCGCGTCCTGCACCCCTACAACCGGACACACTTGCTGGTCTGTGGGACGGGTGCCTTCCACCCTGTCTGCACCTTCGTCTACGTGGGGCACCGGGGCGAG ACCCAGCACACCTTCAGCCTGGACCCCACCAGCGTGGAGACTGGCCGGGGCAGGTGCCCGCACGAGCCCAGCCGCACTTTTGCCAGCACCGTCATCG GCGGGGAGCTGTATGCTGGCCTCACCGCAGATTTCTTGGGCCGCGATCCTGGCATCTTCCGCAGCATGGGGACCCGCTCTGCCTTGCGCACGGAGGTGGACCAGCGCCTGCTCAACG ATCCCAAATTTGTGGCAGCCCACTTGATCCCAGACAACGATGACCGGGACAATGACAAAGCCTATTTCTTCTTCACGGAGAAGGTGGTGGAGGCAGACAGCAAGGAGCATGCCATCGTGAGCCGGGTGGCACGGGTCTGCGTG aatGATGCTGGTGGTCAGAGGGTGCTGGTCAACAAGTGGAGTACCTTCAACAAAGCCCGGCTAGTGTGTTCTGTTCCTGGCCCTGGTGGCATTGACACCCACTTCGATGAGCTGG AGGATGTCTTCTTGCTGAGGACAAAGGATGGAAAGAGCCCAGAGATCTATGCCCTCTTCAGCACCATCAG CCACATCTTCCAGGGTTCTGCTGTCTGCGTGTACCGCATGGCTGACATCTGGGAGGTCTTCAATGGGCCCTTCGCCCACCGAGAGAGCCCCCACCACCAGTGGGGCCCCTACGAGGGCAGGGTGCCCTACCCCCGGCCAGGCGTG TGTCCCAGCAAGACCACCAACCAGCCCCGACGGCAGTATGGTACCACCAAGGACTTTCCCGACGAGGTGCTGCACTTTGCCCGTGCTCACCCCCTCATGCACAAGCCCGTGTACCCCCGGCACCGCCGGCCCCTCCTAGTGAAGACCGACCTGCCCCACCGCCTGCGCCAGCTTGTGGTGGACCGGGTGGAGGCCGAGGATGGGCACCATGATGTCCTCTTCTTCGGAACAg atgCTGGCTCGGTGCTGAAGGTGGTGGTCCTGCAGAAGACAAGCTTGGCCATGACTGAGGAAGTTgtcctggaggagctgcaggtTTTTAAG GCACCTGTGCCCATCATCCAGATGGAGATCTCAGTCAAGCGT CAAACGCTCTATGTGGGCTCCAGCCTGGGGGTGGCCCAGGTACGGCTGCACCGGTGTGAGACCTACGGCACGGCTTGTGCCGAGTGCTGCCTGGCCAGGGATCCCTACTGTGCCTGGGATGGCACTGCCTGCACCCGCTACCAGCCCTCTGGCAAGCGCCGCTACCGCCGCCAGGATGTCCACCATGGCAACCCTGTGCACCAGTGTCTGGACCAGAACCTGACCG TGGATGATTTTGAGAGCGTTGAGGAGAAGGTGCTTTATGGGGCGGAGGACAACAGCACCTTCCTGGAGTGCACACCCCGGTCCCCGCAGGCCAGTGTGCAGTGGTTCGTCCAGAGACCCCCTGACGAGCAGCGGGATGAG GTGAAGACGGATGAGCGGATCCTGCAGACAGAGCAAGGGCTGCTCTTCCGCAAGCTGCACCGCCACGACACCGGCGTCTACTACTGCAAGACGCTGGAGCACGGCTTCACCCAGACGGTGGCCAAGACAGCCTTGGAGGTGATCACCAGCGAGCAGCTGGCACACACCTTCCCCCGGGATCGGGGGGATGAGCCCCCACGACCACCTTGCCCCGAGCCCCGGCTGGCGCCACAGGCTCCAAAAACCTGGTTCAAGGACATCATGCACCTCATCAGCTCCCAAAACCTGCGGCGGGTGGAGGAGTACTGCACCCGCCTCTGGTGCGGCACCAGCCGTCCCCACCACCGCAAGAGCAAGCTGGCCCACACCAAGCACGCCCTGGCCGGCATGGACGTGGGCAAGAAGGGACGGGTGGCCAAATCCCACGGCGAGAGGAACCGCGTGCCCCGGCAAGCGGCAACCACTTAG
- the LOC141467504 gene encoding protein ABHD14A-like, which produces MLPARSRLGLLLLGALLTLVLYVLLPATQHGQHSAGARPEERKRGWWAANATVRRGMAAGEPPVFYREVSSGPRASSTASPGRPDVLFLHGQAFTSKTWEALGTLALLAREGHRAVAIDLPGYGDSPPAEMVASAQGRVAFLDRVLQELGMQRPVLISPSMSGRFALPFLLAQGDRLAGFVPIAPVGTKDYAADQYQQVQTPTLILYGDRDTRLGPQALQNLQHLPRHRVAVVPDAGHACYLDKPEDFHRALLGFLRQLK; this is translated from the exons ATGCTGCCCGCCCGCAGCCGCCTggggctcctgctcctcggggcgCTCCTCACTCTCGTCCTCTACGTCCTGCTCCCGGCCACCCAGCACGGGCAGCACTCGGCGGGTGCCCGGCCTGAGGAGCGGAAGCGGGGCTGGTGGGCAGCCAACGCCACTGTGAGAagagggatggctgcaggggaGCCCCCCGTCTTCTACCGGGAGGTTTCTTCAGGGCCTCGGGCCAGCAGCACCGCCAGCCCCGGGAG GCCCGATGTCCTGTTCCTGCATGGCCAGGCGTTCACCTCCAAGACATGGGAGGCGTTGGGCACGCTGGCACTGCTCGCCAGAGAAGGCCACCGTGCGGTCGCAATAGATCTGCCTG GCTATGGGGATTCACCCCCAGCAGAGATGGTGGCCTCAGCGCAGGGTCGGGTGGCCTTCCTGGACCGTgtcctgcaggagctgggcatgcaGAGGCCCGTTCTCATCAGCCCATCCATGAGTGGCCGCTTTGCCCTGCCATTCCTCCTGGCGCAGGGGGACCGGCTGGCTGGCTTTGTGCCCATTGCACCTGTGGGCACCAAGGACTACGCTGCTGACCAGTACCAGCAGGTCCAG ACGCCCACCCTGATCCTGTATGGTGACCGTGACACACGCCTGGGTCCCCAGGCCCTGCAGAACCTCCAGCACCTCCCCAGGCACCGGGTGGCCGTGGTGCCCGACGCTGGCCATGCCTGCTACCTGGACAAGCCAGAGGACTTCCACcgggccctgctgggcttcctgCGCCAGCTGAAGTGA